Genomic DNA from Bacteroidales bacterium:
GCCAACTTTTTGGCTAAATGAACTAAAGAAACTGGAATATAACCTATAAATATTGTCGTTTTTTATTGTGGAGATTGCTGAGGTATCAAAATTGTTAAGGAATGTAAGGAGTCTTATACTATCGGCAAAAACTGTTTGACTATATATTTCGTTTGCAAAATTATGCCAATTGCCTTGATACTGATTTGCTATGCTAGAAAGGAATTGAGGTAGATTTTCTTTAGGAACATTTTCGTAATAAGCTTTCATCATGTTTGCAAAAACTTCACGATCAATAGGTAGATAGAATTCGTTATAAAAAGCCTTAGCTGTTGATCTAAGTGAAACAACAAGGCTTTCAATTTTTTTAGAATCTGGGGTTTCTTTACCATACTCAATAATAATTGGAGTGAAGTTAGATGCAAAACTGATTAGTTCAACAGCATTTACAGCCTCTCTATTAAAATCGTTAGTAATTGCAATTGGCTTGAATTTAGAATATAGTTTACCGAATGTTGGAAGAACTTCACCATATTTTAGTTTTCGATTTGGATCTGAAGAAACCCATTGGGCAAAATCATTTTCCAATGCCTTTTTCTTATCTACGGCTTTAAATCGATTTAATCCAGTGCTTTCTCCTATCCACTTTTTCCATGCATTGGCAATTCCTTTTTGTTTATCGGCATACATTATATTAATAGTATCGTTACTCTTCATGTATGAGTCAATTATTTTTAATCGAATATCTCTAAGTGCGATTTTGTTGGGGTTTTGGTAGTTTGCAATTAAATCTACAGCCTGAGATGTTAAAAATTGCTGTGTAGTTCCAGGAAAACCGTATACCATTGTAAAATCGTTTTGTTTAACCCCTTTAAGAGAAATGGTTAAGAATTTTTTTGACTTATAGGGAATGTTTTCAGTAGAATATGGTGCAGGTTTGTTGTCTTTATTAACATAGATACGAAATATGGAAAAATCACCAGTATGTCTTGGCCACACCCAATTATCAGTATCTCCTCCAAAATTACCAATTGATGATGGAGGGGCTCCAACAAGCCTGATATCCTGAAAGACTTCATAAACCATTAAATAATACTCATTGCCGTAGTAAAAAGGTTTAACTTCAACCTTATAGCTATTACCTTCTTTTGCAATTTTCTTTATCTCTTCAAGATTAACAGCAATAATTGAATCTCGTTTTGATTCGCTTGTATTTGATAATACACCCTTAAAAACCTTTTCGCTCACGTCCTCCATTCTTACAAGAAAGGAAACCGTGAGCCCAGTTGCTGGAAGTTCCTGATTTTTTTCAGTAGCCCAAAAACCATTCTTAAGATAATCATGATCTACAGAAGAAAGAGATTGAATTGAGCCAAAACCGCAGTGATGATTGGTGATTACTAACCCTTGTTCCGAAATCAATGAACCGGTGCAGCCACGTCCGAAAAGTACAATAGCATCTTTTAAACTGGAGTTATTTACACTATAAATATCTTCGGCTGTTAATTTACATCCTAATTTGTTCATTTGCTCGATGTTTTGACCCATAAGAATAGGTAGCCACATCCCTTCGTCAGCAATAAGATTGAAGGATATAAGTTGGATGAGCAGGAAAAAAAGTAATATTTTCTTCATTTTAAGAGAGTTAATTTATTGTGAAAATAATTATTCGTTTAGTTATTAATGTTTGATTTGTTTATAAAGTCTTGAAGTTCAGTGTAGAGTTGCTGTATAGGAAGTCCCATTACGTTAAAGTACGAGCCATCAATTCGTTCAACTCCAACAAATCCAATCCATTCCTGAATACCGTAAGCACCTGCTTTATCAAAAGGCTTAAAGTTGTTGATATAATACCAAATTTCTTCGTTTGTTAGTTTTTTAAAATATACATCAGTAGTGGTGTAAAAGCATTTGGATTTTTTTACAGACGATATACATACACCAGTAACCACAATATGTTTATTTCCAGAGAGTAATGATAGTATTTTAAAAGCATCTTGCTCATCGTTTGGTTTACCAATAACTTGACCTTTGCACCAAACAATAGTATCTGAGGTAATAAGAATTTCATTTTCAATAAGATTACCAAGCAATGATTTGGCTTTGTGTTGGGCGAGGTAAACAGGAATTTCAGTCATTGACAAGTCATTAGGATAGAGCTCTTCATCATCCCCATTTGCCCTTACTTCAAAATCAACACCCAACTCACGAAGTAGTTGTTGACGACGTGGCGACTTAGAGGCAAGGATTAGTCGCTTCCCTTTTAGAATATCATTAAGCATTTATATTCAGATAATTAAAAACTTAAAAAGAATTGTATAGAGTAATCCTGAAAGCATAATCAGCTTGTTTATTCGGCTTGCTTTATGATAATCCTCTTTTTTCTCAGCAGTTAACAGCTCTACAAGTAAAATAAACATAGGTATAACTAGACCTACAAGAAAGAAGACTAGTGTGTAGTAGTCTATTTTCCCGGAAGGCAGATAGTTAAGGTATTTAGCAAAAAGAAAAACCAGAGAAAGTATTGTAAATAGAAGTAAGGACGCAGCAATAGTCCTAGCAGTTTTTTTTCCAAGAAAAACTGGTATTGTGTTACGTCCAAATGCTTGATCTCCCTCAAAATCTTCAATATCCTTAATTATCTCACGCACTAATGTAAGAAGAAAGGCAAAAAGTGCATATCCACCTACCCAGTATGTGATTATACCCAGTTTTAACTCAAAACGGGTTACCATTTCCCAATACACTGTATATAATCTCGGAAGTTCAAACAGAAGGGTGATCATTGGCACAATGGCCGTGAGTATCGCAACTATAAGGTTACCAATTAGAAATTGTCTTTTATACGTTGTTGAGTAAAACCAAAGAATTCCAACAATTACAATAAAAAGTAATGATAGAATGGGTTTATCTATTTTAAATGAAACGATTGTACCTAAAACTACACCCAAGAAATTGAGGAAGATATGGAGTAATATTGCAGTCCTTCTACTCAAGTTTCTACCAATGATAACTGTTTGAGGTCTATTAACAAGATCGGTACGAGTATCAAAGTAATCGTTAAT
This window encodes:
- a CDS encoding S46 family peptidase; translated protein: MKKILLFFLLIQLISFNLIADEGMWLPILMGQNIEQMNKLGCKLTAEDIYSVNNSSLKDAIVLFGRGCTGSLISEQGLVITNHHCGFGSIQSLSSVDHDYLKNGFWATEKNQELPATGLTVSFLVRMEDVSEKVFKGVLSNTSESKRDSIIAVNLEEIKKIAKEGNSYKVEVKPFYYGNEYYLMVYEVFQDIRLVGAPPSSIGNFGGDTDNWVWPRHTGDFSIFRIYVNKDNKPAPYSTENIPYKSKKFLTISLKGVKQNDFTMVYGFPGTTQQFLTSQAVDLIANYQNPNKIALRDIRLKIIDSYMKSNDTINIMYADKQKGIANAWKKWIGESTGLNRFKAVDKKKALENDFAQWVSSDPNRKLKYGEVLPTFGKLYSKFKPIAITNDFNREAVNAVELISFASNFTPIIIEYGKETPDSKKIESLVVSLRSTAKAFYNEFYLPIDREVFANMMKAYYENVPKENLPQFLSSIANQYQGNWHNFANEIYSQTVFADSIRLLTFLNNFDTSAISTIKNDNIYRLYSSFFSSFSQKVGKRFGEISDSLNINYRKYVKGLKEMQPNKFFHPDANSTLRVSYGKVDGFIPQEAVEYSYFTTIDGIIEKGNKKVYDYVVPEKLKKLYIDKNYGRYQSNGTLPVAFIATNHTSGGNSGSPVLDAEGRLIGLNFDRCWEGTMSDIMFDPKICRNITLDIRYALFIIDKYADAASLLNEMKIIE
- the maf gene encoding septum formation protein Maf; this encodes MLNDILKGKRLILASKSPRRQQLLRELGVDFEVRANGDDEELYPNDLSMTEIPVYLAQHKAKSLLGNLIENEILITSDTIVWCKGQVIGKPNDEQDAFKILSLLSGNKHIVVTGVCISSVKKSKCFYTTTDVYFKKLTNEEIWYYINNFKPFDKAGAYGIQEWIGFVGVERIDGSYFNVMGLPIQQLYTELQDFINKSNINN
- a CDS encoding geranylgeranylglycerol-phosphate geranylgeranyltransferase; this encodes MIKILKVIRIKNLLIVAATLYLMRYCIIQPLLQLKNLDLQLSSFYFFLLTLATVFITAAGYVINDYFDTRTDLVNRPQTVIIGRNLSRRTAILLHIFLNFLGVVLGTIVSFKIDKPILSLLFIVIVGILWFYSTTYKRQFLIGNLIVAILTAIVPMITLLFELPRLYTVYWEMVTRFELKLGIITYWVGGYALFAFLLTLVREIIKDIEDFEGDQAFGRNTIPVFLGKKTARTIAASLLLFTILSLVFLFAKYLNYLPSGKIDYYTLVFFLVGLVIPMFILLVELLTAEKKEDYHKASRINKLIMLSGLLYTILFKFLII